The Henckelia pumila isolate YLH828 chromosome 2, ASM3356847v2, whole genome shotgun sequence genome includes a window with the following:
- the LOC140884545 gene encoding uncharacterized protein isoform X1, which yields MPVGGGSTHINADKNATLRNLAEIALEFYNDTKSKKFKLVKVCKVNTIAFRYSGVTFRAREDGSEESPLFRAVVFLCKPLFCEIKEDNEVTLLPNDDDYAGPKRACEIEDFPLSICAVEPGEKKSDDDSKYPEGMSAMAYMIQSYYDSKYPKNTSAVEPSDIKSLNDSKCPAKTSAIEARDIKPYDDSKYPALSKSHRVQGISLSRLREMCDLCMEIPRYCLTRRVGKRAGLINLADIALTFYNDTKSMNFKLVKVCKVNTIAVNYSALTFRAQEDGSEESLLFRGVVFGMRKPLFCEIKEDDEVTLLPWDDDYISSELGREIEDVPPSIRKNYSGDGSATGSGDVAGKSKRQKTDLSPSI from the exons ATGCCGGTTGGTGGAGGGAGCACACACATAAATGCAGACAAAAATGCCACTCTGAGAAATCTGGCGGAAATAGCATTGGAATTTTACAATGACACCAAA TCCAAGAAGTTCAAGCTTGTGAAGGTTTGTAAGGTCAACACTATTGCATTTAGATATAGCGGGGTGACTTTCAGGGCACGAGAAGATGGAAGTGAGGAGTCTCCTCTTTTTCGAGCTGTTGTCTTTTTGTGTAAGCCCTTGTTTTGTGAAATAAAG GAGGATAATGAAGTCACACTTCTGCCCAATGACGATGATTATGCTGGTCCAAAGCGAGCATGTGAAATTGAAGATTTCCCCCTTTCCATTTG CGCTGTAGAGCCCGGTGAAAAAAAATCCGATGATGATTCAAAGTATCCTGAAGGAATGAG CGCTATGGCGTACATGATACAATCCTACTATGATTCAAAGTATCCTAAAAATACGAG CGCTGTAGAGCCCAGCGACATAAAATCCCTCAATGATTCAAAGTGTCCTGCAAAAACGAG CGCTATAGAGGCCAGGGACATAAAACCCTACGATGATTCAAAGTATCCTGCACTTTCAAAATCTCATCGAGTCCAGGGGATATCATTGTCTAGGTTGCGGGAA ATGTGCGATTTATGTATGGAGATCCCACGTTATTGTCTGACCCGTAGAGTAG GCAAACGAGCCGGTCTGATAAATCTGGCAGACATAGCATTGACATTTTACAACGACACCAAA TCAATGAATTTCAAGCTTGTGAAGGTTTGTAAGGTCAACACCATTGCAGTTAATTATAGCGCCCTGACTTTCAGGGCACAGGAAGATGGGAGTGAAGAGTCTCTCCTTTTTCGAGGTGTTGTCTTTGGGATGCGTAAGCCCTTGTTTTGTGAAATCAAG gaGGATGATGAAGTTACACTCCTGCCATGGGATGATGATTATATCAGTTCAGAACTAGGGCGTGAAATTGAAGATGTTCCACCTTCCATACG TAAAAATTATTCTGGAGATGGCTCCGCAACCGGTTCTGGAGATGTTGCAGGAAAAAGTAAGAGACAGAAAACTGATCTTTCACCAAGCATTTGA
- the LOC140884545 gene encoding uncharacterized protein isoform X2, whose product MPVGGGSTHINADKNATLRNLAEIALEFYNDTKSKKFKLVKVCKVNTIAFRYSGVTFRAREDGSEESPLFRAVVFLCKPLFCEIKEDNEVTLLPNDDDYAGPKRACEIEDFPLSICAVEPGEKKSDDDSKYPEGMSAMAYMIQSYYDSKYPKNTSAIEARDIKPYDDSKYPALSKSHRVQGISLSRLREMCDLCMEIPRYCLTRRVGKRAGLINLADIALTFYNDTKSMNFKLVKVCKVNTIAVNYSALTFRAQEDGSEESLLFRGVVFGMRKPLFCEIKEDDEVTLLPWDDDYISSELGREIEDVPPSIRKNYSGDGSATGSGDVAGKSKRQKTDLSPSI is encoded by the exons ATGCCGGTTGGTGGAGGGAGCACACACATAAATGCAGACAAAAATGCCACTCTGAGAAATCTGGCGGAAATAGCATTGGAATTTTACAATGACACCAAA TCCAAGAAGTTCAAGCTTGTGAAGGTTTGTAAGGTCAACACTATTGCATTTAGATATAGCGGGGTGACTTTCAGGGCACGAGAAGATGGAAGTGAGGAGTCTCCTCTTTTTCGAGCTGTTGTCTTTTTGTGTAAGCCCTTGTTTTGTGAAATAAAG GAGGATAATGAAGTCACACTTCTGCCCAATGACGATGATTATGCTGGTCCAAAGCGAGCATGTGAAATTGAAGATTTCCCCCTTTCCATTTG CGCTGTAGAGCCCGGTGAAAAAAAATCCGATGATGATTCAAAGTATCCTGAAGGAATGAG CGCTATGGCGTACATGATACAATCCTACTATGATTCAAAGTATCCTAAAAATACGAG CGCTATAGAGGCCAGGGACATAAAACCCTACGATGATTCAAAGTATCCTGCACTTTCAAAATCTCATCGAGTCCAGGGGATATCATTGTCTAGGTTGCGGGAA ATGTGCGATTTATGTATGGAGATCCCACGTTATTGTCTGACCCGTAGAGTAG GCAAACGAGCCGGTCTGATAAATCTGGCAGACATAGCATTGACATTTTACAACGACACCAAA TCAATGAATTTCAAGCTTGTGAAGGTTTGTAAGGTCAACACCATTGCAGTTAATTATAGCGCCCTGACTTTCAGGGCACAGGAAGATGGGAGTGAAGAGTCTCTCCTTTTTCGAGGTGTTGTCTTTGGGATGCGTAAGCCCTTGTTTTGTGAAATCAAG gaGGATGATGAAGTTACACTCCTGCCATGGGATGATGATTATATCAGTTCAGAACTAGGGCGTGAAATTGAAGATGTTCCACCTTCCATACG TAAAAATTATTCTGGAGATGGCTCCGCAACCGGTTCTGGAGATGTTGCAGGAAAAAGTAAGAGACAGAAAACTGATCTTTCACCAAGCATTTGA